The proteins below are encoded in one region of Paenibacillus sp. YYML68:
- the glgA gene encoding glycogen synthase GlgA, with amino-acid sequence MKVLFAASEAVPFIKTGGLADVIGSLPKSLVKQGIDVRVMLPKYEDIPAAFTERMELAATFTVQMGWRSLYCGIFKLEHEGITFYFVDNEFYFRRRGCYGYGDDAERFAFYCRAVLDAMPHIDFVPDLIHCHDWQAGMIPVLYRAHFSYQPEYAHIKTLITIHNLKYQGVFGKELFKDYFALGDEHLHGYALEIHGGASFLKGGLLYSDYITTVSPTYAEEIQTPYYGESMDGLLRSQGGRLAGIVNGIDYEEYDPMNDPHLEVRYRDSLLKKQQNKTKLQEKLGLPVNKDVPLIALVTRLVDQKGLALIDRVIADLMELDAQWVIVGTGEHRYEELFRWAASAYPDKLSAQIKFDEGLARQVYASSDLFLMPSLFEPCGIGQLIAMRYRSVPIVRETGGLKDTVTPYSEETGEGTGFTFANYNAHDMLYTINRAVTLYRDADAWSNLMSNMKKKDFSWRKSAQQYVELYENLVSSSVAHASTSTNA; translated from the coding sequence ATGAAAGTGTTATTTGCCGCCTCAGAGGCTGTACCGTTCATTAAGACAGGGGGACTAGCCGACGTCATCGGCTCGCTCCCGAAGTCGCTGGTCAAGCAGGGCATTGACGTCCGCGTGATGCTCCCCAAGTATGAGGATATACCGGCTGCCTTCACCGAGCGAATGGAGCTTGCGGCGACGTTCACGGTACAGATGGGCTGGAGGTCGCTGTACTGTGGTATTTTCAAGCTCGAGCATGAAGGCATTACGTTTTACTTCGTCGATAACGAGTTTTATTTCCGTCGTCGCGGCTGCTACGGGTACGGAGATGATGCCGAGCGCTTCGCGTTCTATTGTCGGGCTGTCCTTGATGCGATGCCGCATATAGACTTCGTTCCAGACCTCATTCATTGCCACGACTGGCAAGCCGGCATGATTCCGGTGCTGTACCGTGCCCACTTCAGCTACCAGCCTGAGTACGCTCATATCAAGACATTGATCACAATACATAACTTGAAATATCAAGGCGTGTTCGGTAAGGAGCTGTTCAAGGATTACTTCGCTCTCGGGGACGAGCATCTGCATGGATATGCGCTCGAAATTCATGGAGGAGCGAGCTTCCTGAAGGGCGGTCTGCTGTATTCCGACTACATCACGACCGTCAGTCCGACGTATGCCGAGGAGATTCAGACCCCCTATTACGGGGAGAGCATGGATGGGCTGTTGCGCTCGCAGGGCGGCCGTCTGGCCGGTATCGTGAACGGCATCGACTATGAGGAATACGACCCGATGAACGATCCTCATCTTGAGGTACGCTACCGAGATTCGCTATTGAAGAAGCAGCAGAACAAGACGAAGCTGCAAGAGAAGCTGGGCCTTCCGGTCAACAAGGACGTGCCGTTGATCGCGCTCGTTACCCGGCTGGTCGATCAAAAGGGACTTGCGCTCATCGATCGTGTCATCGCAGATCTGATGGAGCTGGACGCACAGTGGGTTATCGTCGGTACGGGCGAGCACCGCTACGAGGAGCTGTTCCGCTGGGCCGCATCTGCATACCCGGACAAGCTGTCCGCACAGATCAAGTTCGACGAAGGGCTGGCTCGTCAGGTATATGCCTCTTCGGATCTGTTCCTGATGCCTTCTCTGTTCGAGCCATGCGGCATTGGTCAGCTGATCGCGATGCGCTATCGCAGCGTCCCGATTGTAAGGGAGACCGGCGGCTTGAAGGATACGGTAACGCCGTATTCCGAGGAGACTGGAGAAGGGACAGGCTTCACCTTCGCCAACTATAACGCACACGACATGCTGTATACGATCAACCGTGCCGTCACGCTGTATCGTGATGCAGACGCTTGGTCGAACCTGATGTCCAATATGAAGAAGAAGGACTTCAGCTGGCGCAAATCAGCTCAGCAGTATGTGGAGCTGTACGAGAATCTTGTCAGCTCCAGCGTGGCGCATGCATCGACCTCTACCAATGCCTAG
- a CDS encoding metal-sensitive transcriptional regulator, producing MDQHENAAEQLHREGGVGEASASAGCGCEGNEARTSHHSEKLKSSLITRLNRIEGQVRGVRGMIERDAYCDDVLNQIAAIQSALNGAGRLLLESHMKSCVIERIQAGDHEVIDEILVTMNKLMK from the coding sequence ATGGACCAGCATGAGAACGCAGCAGAGCAGCTTCATCGTGAAGGTGGTGTGGGGGAAGCATCAGCATCGGCAGGATGCGGCTGTGAAGGGAACGAGGCTCGCACGAGCCATCATTCGGAGAAGCTGAAGTCCAGTCTCATCACGAGACTGAACCGAATTGAAGGGCAAGTACGCGGTGTTCGCGGCATGATCGAGCGAGATGCGTATTGTGATGACGTGCTGAACCAGATTGCAGCGATTCAGTCTGCGTTGAATGGGGCGGGACGACTGCTGCTGGAGAGTCATATGAAGAGCTGTGTGATCGAACGTATTCAGGCGGGCGACCATGAAGTGATCGACGAAATATTGGTGACGATGAACAAGCTGATGAAGTAA
- a CDS encoding MOSC domain-containing protein: protein MTAYVKSLNVAQPVHVQYGKQEVLTGIYKQPSEKPLKLGKLHFEGDGQGDLVHHGGADKAVCVYPYEHYDFWEKGLQLKLEPGAFGENVTVVGWVETEVHVGDTFRLGEAIVQVSQPRQPCYKLSMRHGWKELPVRVQETGYTGYYFRVLEEGVVAQGDMLERTAIHAARITVEEVNRVMHRDKQDVEAIRRLLAIDELSASWRATLEKRLAGHVESTAARLDGQQDANQKMG from the coding sequence ATGACTGCATATGTGAAGTCACTCAATGTGGCCCAGCCGGTACACGTGCAATACGGCAAGCAGGAGGTGCTTACTGGAATTTACAAGCAGCCCTCTGAGAAGCCTCTTAAGCTGGGCAAGCTTCATTTTGAAGGGGACGGACAAGGAGATCTGGTCCATCACGGCGGCGCAGATAAGGCGGTGTGCGTCTATCCGTACGAGCATTACGACTTCTGGGAGAAGGGGCTGCAGCTTAAGCTTGAGCCAGGTGCCTTCGGAGAAAACGTTACGGTCGTCGGCTGGGTGGAGACGGAGGTGCATGTGGGCGATACGTTCCGTCTCGGAGAGGCTATCGTCCAGGTCAGTCAGCCGCGCCAGCCTTGCTACAAGCTATCGATGCGGCATGGCTGGAAGGAGCTTCCTGTGCGGGTGCAGGAGACAGGCTATACCGGCTATTATTTCCGTGTGCTGGAGGAAGGGGTAGTCGCACAGGGCGATATGCTAGAGCGTACTGCGATACATGCTGCACGTATCACAGTTGAGGAAGTGAATCGTGTCATGCACAGGGATAAGCAAGATGTGGAGGCGATCCGGCGGTTGCTCGCGATTGACGAGCTGTCTGCAAGCTGGAGGGCCACGTTGGAGAAGAGGCTCGCTGGACATGTGGAGAGCACGGCAGCCCGATTGGACGGACAGCAAGACGCTAACCAAAAAATGGGTTGA
- the thiC gene encoding phosphomethylpyrimidine synthase ThiC, which translates to MASVNDKETAPNLSQFPGSRKVYVQGSRADIQVPMREIQLTPTIRNEQEEENKPVRVYDCSGLYTDTDVQTDIRQGLPLNRIGWIMERGDVEAYDGRSVKPEDNGFKREEAVQGAEQFPGLQRKPLRAKEGANVTQMHYARKGIITPEMEYIAIREQVEPEFVRSEVASGRAIIPSNINHPESEPMIIGRNFLVKINANIGNSAVASSIEEEVEKMRWATRWGADTIMDLSTGKHIHTTREWIVRNSPVPIGTVPLYQALEKVGGKAEELSWEVYRDTLIEQAEQGVDYFTIHAGVLLRYIHLTAKRVTGIVSRGGSIMAAWCLAHHQENFLYTHFEEICEIMKKYDVAFSLGDGLRPGSIADANDEAQFAELETLGELTKIAWKHDVQVMIEGPGHVPMHMIKENVDRQMEVCQEAPFYTLGPLTTDIAPGYDHITSAIGAAMIGWFGTAMLCYVTPKEHLGLPNKNDVREGVIAYKIAAHAADLAKGHKGAQERDNALSKARFEFRWRDQFNLSLDPERAMEYHDETLPAEGAKTAHFCSMCGPKFCSMRITQDIRDYAAKHGLEDEQAIEQGMTEKSKEFVEAGGRIYSE; encoded by the coding sequence ATGGCAAGCGTTAATGACAAGGAAACAGCTCCGAACTTATCCCAATTCCCAGGAAGCCGCAAGGTGTATGTACAGGGCTCGCGTGCAGACATTCAGGTGCCGATGCGTGAGATTCAATTAACCCCAACCATCCGCAACGAGCAAGAGGAAGAGAATAAGCCTGTGCGCGTGTACGATTGCAGCGGCTTGTACACGGATACGGACGTACAGACGGACATTCGTCAAGGTCTGCCGCTCAATCGGATCGGCTGGATCATGGAGCGCGGCGACGTTGAGGCATATGATGGCCGCTCCGTGAAGCCTGAGGATAACGGCTTCAAGCGCGAGGAGGCTGTGCAAGGTGCAGAGCAATTCCCGGGCCTGCAGCGCAAGCCGCTTCGTGCCAAGGAAGGCGCGAACGTGACGCAGATGCACTACGCGCGCAAGGGCATCATTACGCCGGAGATGGAATATATCGCAATCCGCGAGCAGGTCGAGCCGGAGTTCGTACGGAGCGAGGTGGCCAGCGGCCGTGCGATCATTCCATCGAACATCAACCATCCGGAGAGCGAGCCGATGATTATCGGACGTAATTTTCTCGTGAAGATCAATGCGAACATCGGTAACTCCGCTGTCGCGTCGTCGATCGAAGAGGAAGTGGAGAAGATGCGCTGGGCGACACGCTGGGGCGCTGACACGATCATGGACTTGTCGACGGGCAAGCATATTCATACAACACGTGAGTGGATCGTTCGCAACTCGCCGGTGCCGATCGGTACAGTGCCATTGTATCAGGCGCTCGAGAAGGTGGGCGGCAAGGCCGAGGAGCTGTCCTGGGAAGTGTACCGCGATACGCTTATCGAGCAGGCGGAGCAGGGCGTAGACTACTTCACGATTCATGCGGGTGTGCTGCTGCGCTACATTCACTTGACCGCGAAGCGTGTGACGGGTATCGTCTCCCGCGGCGGCTCGATTATGGCGGCGTGGTGTCTGGCGCATCATCAGGAGAACTTCCTGTATACGCATTTCGAAGAAATTTGCGAAATTATGAAGAAGTACGACGTTGCCTTCTCACTCGGCGACGGCCTTCGTCCAGGCTCTATCGCCGATGCGAACGATGAGGCGCAATTCGCTGAGCTCGAGACGCTCGGTGAGCTGACGAAGATCGCTTGGAAGCATGACGTTCAGGTCATGATCGAAGGTCCAGGTCACGTGCCGATGCACATGATCAAGGAGAACGTCGATCGTCAGATGGAGGTATGTCAAGAGGCGCCGTTCTATACGCTCGGACCGCTGACAACTGACATCGCACCAGGCTACGACCATATCACGTCGGCGATCGGCGCGGCGATGATCGGCTGGTTCGGCACCGCTATGCTGTGCTACGTAACACCGAAGGAGCACCTTGGCTTGCCGAACAAGAACGACGTTCGCGAGGGCGTTATCGCCTACAAGATCGCAGCGCATGCGGCTGATCTGGCGAAGGGACATAAGGGTGCGCAGGAGCGTGATAACGCGCTGTCGAAGGCGCGCTTCGAATTCCGCTGGCGCGATCAGTTCAACCTGTCGCTGGACCCTGAGCGGGCGATGGAGTATCACGATGAGACGCTTCCTGCCGAAGGTGCGAAGACGGCGCACTTCTGCTCGATGTGCGGACCGAAGTTCTGCAGCATGCGGATTACGCAGGACATCCGAGATTATGCGGCGAAGCATGGTCTTGAGGATGAACAGGCGATTGAGCAAGGGATGACGGAGAAGTCCAAGGAATTCGTCGAGGCGGGCGGACGGATCTATTCGGAATAA
- a CDS encoding MBL fold metallo-hydrolase, translated as MEQSMHYGSDYKSIPAISVQAGAELEVLPDVYCVTLQIVNIAFIGEAGSNEFVLVDAGMPSSAETIMEVAENRFGAGSKPKAIILTHGHFDHVGSTIELIRHWNVPVYAHQLELPFLTGQMNYPEPDASVEGGLLAKLSPMFPNEAIQLGQHIQALPADGTVPHLAGWRWLHTPGHTPGHISLFREQDRTLIAGDAFVTVRQDSLYKVITQEQEVNGPPRYLTTDWAAAKQSVLTLAALKPNVAVTGHGVPMQGVALTEGLQHLAAQFDQLAVPDYGKYVTSGMKH; from the coding sequence GTGGAGCAATCGATGCACTATGGCAGCGACTACAAGTCCATCCCCGCGATCTCCGTCCAAGCAGGCGCCGAGCTTGAGGTGTTGCCTGACGTCTATTGCGTAACGCTGCAAATCGTTAATATCGCATTCATCGGTGAAGCGGGCTCCAACGAGTTCGTCCTAGTGGACGCTGGAATGCCAAGCTCCGCCGAAACTATCATGGAGGTAGCCGAAAACCGCTTCGGCGCTGGCAGCAAGCCGAAGGCAATCATACTGACACATGGTCACTTCGACCATGTCGGCTCGACCATTGAGCTCATCCGTCATTGGAACGTGCCGGTCTATGCACACCAGCTGGAGCTGCCGTTCCTTACGGGTCAGATGAATTACCCAGAGCCAGACGCCTCGGTCGAGGGCGGACTGCTCGCGAAGCTGTCGCCTATGTTCCCGAACGAGGCGATCCAGCTTGGTCAACACATACAGGCACTTCCTGCGGACGGCACCGTTCCGCACCTAGCAGGCTGGCGTTGGCTGCATACGCCTGGTCATACACCTGGACATATCTCCCTGTTCCGTGAGCAGGATCGCACGCTTATTGCAGGAGACGCCTTTGTCACGGTGAGGCAGGATTCGCTCTACAAGGTGATTACACAAGAGCAGGAGGTGAACGGGCCTCCACGCTACTTGACCACGGATTGGGCGGCAGCGAAGCAGTCCGTCCTAACCCTTGCAGCGCTCAAGCCGAATGTCGCAGTAACCGGTCATGGCGTGCCGATGCAGGGCGTGGCACTAACTGAAGGTCTTCAGCACCTTGCGGCCCAGTTCGACCAGCTCGCTGTACCAGATTACGGCAAATACGTGACTAGCGGTATGAAGCACTAG
- a CDS encoding glutaredoxin domain-containing protein, whose product MKLTVYWRQHCPACRELLYYLERKGVPYEGLDVTHDAEHFAQMMRLGGFATPYMVLDGQPITYFDPEKLDVLLSQNNGDG is encoded by the coding sequence ATGAAGCTCACCGTATACTGGAGGCAGCATTGCCCCGCTTGTCGGGAGCTGCTGTACTATTTGGAGCGGAAGGGCGTCCCATACGAGGGGCTCGACGTGACGCATGATGCGGAGCATTTTGCACAGATGATGAGACTGGGAGGCTTCGCTACACCGTATATGGTGCTGGATGGACAACCGATCACCTACTTCGATCCCGAGAAGCTGGACGTCTTGCTCTCGCAGAACAATGGAGACGGCTAA
- a CDS encoding TVP38/TMEM64 family protein: MNRNALLKLAAVATIVTLLLWFNHTYVRLTPSSIREWIVAWGWLAPFVYIVLYTVRPLILFPASILSLTGGLAFGLLGGTVLTVVGATMGAAVSFFVARKAGSGIVQMKGKGKFADVQKQLDRNGLLYVLLLRLIPLFPFDLISYAAGLSTLKFRVFLIGTFVGIIPGTFAYIWLGASLAGGSRTDIAIAAVVFLAALLIPLRFKKKLEGTPHESESI, translated from the coding sequence TTGAACAGAAATGCCTTATTGAAGCTAGCTGCCGTAGCAACGATTGTCACCTTGCTATTATGGTTCAATCATACGTATGTGCGCTTGACCCCGAGCAGCATTCGCGAGTGGATCGTCGCGTGGGGGTGGCTTGCACCCTTCGTCTATATTGTGCTGTACACTGTTCGCCCGCTTATTCTATTCCCAGCTTCGATTCTCTCCTTAACAGGGGGACTTGCCTTCGGGCTGTTGGGAGGCACGGTGTTAACGGTGGTCGGTGCTACGATGGGAGCAGCTGTGTCATTCTTCGTCGCTCGCAAGGCGGGCTCAGGGATCGTGCAGATGAAAGGGAAGGGCAAGTTCGCCGACGTTCAGAAGCAGCTTGATCGGAACGGCCTGCTCTACGTGCTGCTGCTGCGGCTTATACCACTGTTCCCGTTCGATCTCATCAGCTATGCCGCCGGTCTGTCGACGCTGAAGTTCCGCGTGTTCCTGATCGGCACGTTCGTCGGCATTATTCCGGGCACGTTCGCCTATATATGGCTGGGAGCAAGCTTAGCTGGCGGCAGCCGGACCGACATCGCCATTGCTGCTGTGGTGTTCCTGGCTGCACTGCTCATTCCGCTCCGATTCAAAAAAAAGCTGGAGGGTACGCCTCATGAATCTGAATCGATATGA
- a CDS encoding FAD-dependent oxidoreductase, with product MNLNRYDLVVIGGGAAGLTAAAGAASLGAKVALVEKEQQPGGDCLHYGCVPSKALIAAARQVHEARKAAGMYGLSLQGEPDLQQAMERVHAAIAHIQKHDAADRFRAMGVDVYQGFGTFRSAHEVETEQGERLTGKRLVIATGSRPFVPPVEGLAASDYATNEAVFSWKQLPASLLVIGGGAIGLELGQSFARLGSAVTIVDSSPVLLPREDEEVAAYVRAALDQELRLLLQASVMKVERLEGGKKRVTVKQHASEHVLIVDHILVAAGRRPNTECLGLERAGVETTNGYITVKDTLQTSVPHIYAAGDVLDRFPFTHAAGMEGKVVVSNAVFGLRRKVSYANVPWVTYTDPELFHLGLTEREARDVYGDRIRVYRVPLADVDRFVTDRDTDGLVKVVTTASGDIVGAHAVGKGAGDWAQELVFAKQHKHKIGDISHVIHPYPTHTASVQRAADQYWREKLFAGKLPQLLKLYLRWFR from the coding sequence ATGAATCTGAATCGATATGATCTTGTCGTCATCGGGGGCGGCGCGGCTGGATTGACGGCTGCCGCAGGCGCGGCGAGCCTCGGTGCGAAGGTAGCGCTGGTGGAGAAGGAGCAGCAGCCCGGCGGAGATTGCCTCCACTACGGCTGTGTGCCGTCGAAGGCGCTCATAGCGGCAGCCAGACAGGTGCACGAGGCGCGCAAGGCCGCGGGCATGTATGGCCTGAGCCTGCAGGGGGAGCCTGACCTGCAGCAGGCGATGGAGCGCGTGCATGCTGCGATTGCGCACATTCAGAAGCACGATGCTGCGGACCGCTTCCGAGCGATGGGCGTCGATGTCTATCAGGGCTTCGGCACGTTCCGCAGCGCCCATGAGGTGGAGACCGAGCAGGGCGAGCGGCTGACAGGCAAGCGCCTCGTCATCGCGACAGGCTCGCGCCCGTTCGTCCCGCCGGTGGAGGGACTCGCGGCTTCGGATTATGCGACGAATGAAGCTGTTTTCTCGTGGAAGCAGCTTCCAGCTTCCTTGCTTGTGATCGGCGGTGGTGCGATCGGTCTGGAGCTGGGGCAATCGTTCGCTCGGCTCGGCTCAGCGGTGACGATCGTTGATTCATCTCCTGTGCTATTGCCTCGCGAGGATGAGGAGGTCGCGGCCTATGTGCGAGCCGCACTGGACCAGGAGCTGCGTCTGCTGCTTCAAGCAAGCGTCATGAAGGTGGAGCGTCTCGAAGGCGGGAAGAAGCGAGTTACGGTCAAGCAGCATGCATCCGAGCACGTGCTGATCGTTGATCATATTCTCGTCGCGGCAGGCCGCAGGCCGAATACGGAGTGTCTAGGACTCGAGCGGGCCGGTGTCGAGACGACGAATGGTTATATTACGGTGAAGGATACGCTGCAGACGAGTGTGCCGCACATCTACGCGGCTGGGGACGTGCTGGATCGGTTTCCTTTTACCCATGCGGCGGGAATGGAAGGGAAGGTCGTCGTCAGCAATGCCGTCTTCGGCCTGAGGCGGAAAGTAAGCTACGCGAATGTACCGTGGGTGACGTACACCGACCCAGAGCTGTTCCATCTCGGACTGACCGAGCGGGAAGCGAGAGACGTCTACGGGGACCGGATTCGCGTGTATCGGGTGCCGCTTGCTGACGTGGACCGGTTCGTCACTGACCGTGACACGGACGGTCTCGTTAAAGTGGTGACGACCGCTTCCGGTGACATAGTTGGCGCACATGCGGTCGGCAAGGGAGCGGGCGACTGGGCGCAGGAGCTCGTCTTCGCCAAGCAGCACAAGCATAAGATCGGTGACATCTCTCATGTCATTCATCCGTACCCGACGCATACGGCTTCTGTACAGCGAGCGGCAGATCAATATTGGCGGGAGAAGCTGTTCGCAGGCAAGCTGCCTCAGCTGCTCAAGCTGTACTTGCGGTGGTTCCGATGA
- a CDS encoding FAD-dependent oxidoreductase, translating into MKSWTFRPRDSSKAGEPPIQLVLLGGGHAHVHVLKQLNQLKQLNQLKHESQLKPLKRQGLPKRADRGNSKLLPAMEVTLLTPDRYQYYSGMFSGYLEGNYELEDIRIDLERMCQKAGVRLILAAAGRIDPEGQTVMTDSGQCIPYDVLSLNIGSVVAKRVGGSDRTSDRLPQLKPNYYVATLKQLLQSKERIVVVGGGASGMELAMSVQAGRRCASSNDSKDGSLHDVTVIYTGSPLAAYGEHASRRMEELARRRGLHLIGNDRAVLIDDGELVLQSGKRLPYDSLLQLTGSAPLPLLQASGLETDASGYILVNEQLQSVSAPNIFGAGDCIALQSHPELPKAGVYAVRQAPVLWRNLCGYMLGDPLVRYRPQRTYLSIISTGHQEALLQYGWLTAHGHWCWRLKQAIDRAFIRKYNE; encoded by the coding sequence ATGAAGTCATGGACATTCCGTCCAAGAGACAGCTCGAAGGCAGGAGAGCCTCCTATACAGCTTGTGCTGCTCGGAGGTGGCCATGCACATGTCCATGTGCTGAAGCAATTGAATCAGTTGAAGCAGTTGAATCAGTTGAAGCATGAGAGTCAGTTAAAGCCATTGAAGCGGCAGGGGCTGCCCAAGCGCGCGGACCGGGGTAACAGCAAGCTGCTGCCAGCGATGGAAGTGACACTCCTCACACCTGATCGTTATCAATACTATTCGGGTATGTTCTCGGGCTACCTCGAAGGGAACTATGAGCTTGAGGACATCCGCATCGATCTTGAGCGCATGTGCCAGAAGGCTGGTGTTCGGCTCATCCTCGCTGCTGCAGGTCGAATCGATCCGGAGGGGCAGACGGTGATGACCGACAGCGGGCAGTGCATCCCGTATGATGTGCTATCGCTCAATATCGGCTCTGTGGTCGCCAAGAGGGTGGGTGGCAGTGATCGAACGTCTGACCGTCTGCCACAGCTTAAGCCGAATTATTATGTCGCGACGCTGAAGCAGCTGCTGCAATCGAAGGAGCGGATCGTGGTTGTCGGGGGAGGCGCGTCGGGGATGGAGCTAGCCATGAGCGTGCAAGCCGGACGCCGATGTGCAAGCTCGAATGATTCCAAGGATGGTTCATTACATGACGTGACGGTGATATATACAGGATCGCCACTAGCGGCGTACGGCGAACACGCGTCAAGGCGAATGGAGGAGCTCGCACGACGTCGAGGGCTGCACCTGATCGGCAACGATCGTGCTGTGTTGATCGACGATGGCGAGCTGGTGCTGCAGTCGGGCAAGCGGCTGCCTTATGACAGCCTGCTGCAGCTGACTGGCTCTGCCCCGCTGCCGCTCCTTCAGGCGAGTGGACTCGAGACCGATGCGAGCGGCTACATATTGGTGAACGAGCAGCTCCAATCGGTGAGTGCGCCGAACATATTCGGAGCGGGAGACTGCATTGCGTTGCAATCGCACCCTGAGCTGCCTAAGGCGGGCGTCTACGCGGTCCGTCAGGCGCCTGTGCTATGGCGCAACCTATGTGGGTACATGCTGGGCGATCCGCTCGTACGATATCGTCCACAGCGTACCTACTTGTCGATTATATCGACAGGTCATCAGGAGGCGCTGCTCCAATATGGATGGCTTACGGCTCATGGCCATTGGTGCTGGCGGCTGAAGCAGGCGATCGATCGGGCTTTTATACGTAAATATAACGAATAA
- a CDS encoding ABC transporter substrate-binding protein gives MKRAYSLTMMTVTAVSLLLSGCVGTSGTETSGSSNGQAAPRTLLQANWKEIAAQAKGQTVQLYMWGGSDSINTYIDEWVAPRLKQEADVTLRRVPMNDTKDIVNKLLTEKQAGKAEGTIDIMWMNGENFKTAKENGLLFGSFASKLPNAVTYTDLNAPDIANDFGLPTEGMEAPWGKAQFVFIYDSAKLSEPPRSMDALLGWAKSNPGKFAYPAPPDFTGSAFIRHALYETTGGHQPYMGKLERSELEARLGPLWTYLNELEPLLWREGKTYPENLAKLDQLFTSGEVWMSMSYDPSRASNLIEKGAFPSSTRTFMLDGGTLSNTHYLAIPYNAPSAAGAMAAINYMLSPEAQLAKYDPKHWGEDMALDPAKLPPEDQRKLSAIDRGPATLPAAELASRRLPELPSDYVELIEKGWTEHVAKK, from the coding sequence ATGAAACGAGCCTACAGCTTGACGATGATGACCGTGACAGCAGTGAGTCTGCTCCTGTCCGGCTGCGTCGGAACGAGCGGTACGGAGACGAGTGGGAGCAGCAACGGCCAAGCTGCACCGCGAACGCTGCTGCAAGCGAACTGGAAGGAGATCGCCGCACAGGCGAAGGGGCAGACGGTTCAGCTGTACATGTGGGGCGGCAGCGATTCGATTAATACATATATCGACGAATGGGTCGCTCCGCGGCTGAAGCAGGAGGCGGATGTGACGCTCAGACGAGTGCCGATGAATGACACGAAGGATATTGTGAATAAGCTCCTAACGGAGAAGCAGGCAGGTAAGGCTGAGGGAACGATCGACATCATGTGGATGAACGGGGAAAATTTCAAGACGGCCAAGGAGAACGGCCTTCTCTTCGGTTCATTCGCCTCGAAGCTGCCGAACGCTGTGACGTACACCGATCTGAATGCGCCTGATATTGCCAATGACTTCGGCTTACCGACCGAAGGGATGGAAGCGCCTTGGGGCAAGGCGCAGTTCGTGTTCATCTACGATTCAGCTAAGCTTAGCGAGCCTCCACGGTCGATGGACGCGCTTCTCGGCTGGGCGAAGAGCAACCCAGGGAAGTTCGCGTACCCGGCCCCTCCTGACTTTACAGGCAGCGCCTTCATACGGCATGCGCTCTACGAGACGACAGGCGGCCATCAGCCTTATATGGGCAAGCTGGAGCGGTCAGAGCTGGAGGCAAGACTTGGGCCGCTGTGGACGTATCTGAACGAGCTGGAGCCGCTCTTGTGGCGCGAAGGGAAGACGTATCCGGAAAATCTCGCCAAGCTCGATCAGCTGTTCACGAGCGGCGAGGTATGGATGAGCATGAGCTATGATCCTTCGCGGGCATCGAACCTGATTGAGAAGGGAGCATTCCCTTCCTCGACCCGCACGTTCATGCTGGATGGAGGGACGCTGTCGAACACCCATTACTTGGCGATCCCATATAACGCCCCTAGCGCTGCCGGGGCGATGGCCGCTATTAACTACATGCTGTCCCCTGAGGCGCAGCTGGCGAAGTACGATCCGAAGCATTGGGGCGAGGATATGGCGCTCGATCCAGCGAAGCTGCCGCCCGAGGATCAGCGCAAGCTGTCTGCGATCGACCGGGGTCCGGCAACGCTGCCGGCCGCTGAGCTTGCAAGCCGCCGACTGCCGGAGCTGCCTTCGGATTATGTAGAGCTCATTGAGAAGGGCTGGACGGAGCATGTGGCGAAGAAGTAA